The following coding sequences are from one Bufo bufo chromosome 2, aBufBuf1.1, whole genome shotgun sequence window:
- the LOC120991641 gene encoding uncharacterized protein LOC120991641, with protein MDCGFARRSSFFGQPVYVAASLLSTDTPPLCAISINGHPVKALLDSGSLVTLVHESLVASRGPGKQTIRIVCIHGDQREYPTTCVTLSTLGREIQQVVGVGRQIPYAAILGRDCPLFWSLWEGRGAEPVPVDPEEELPAVGVTNKEEECQPDSLYLEGLAGEPVAAPSVPELEVSRDTFGTAQLQDPTLSRAREGVTVINGVAQHPGADSEFPHLACNQDLLYRVDKVRQEEAVWEADRSVGLSAVVRSSNKNCPIAAGSEKDQKKGSCGRSQSLVQADTWPV; from the exons atggactgcgggttcgcacGACGGTCCTCCTTTTTCGGCCAGCCGGTGTATGTTGCTGCTTCGCTGCTATCCACTGATACACCCCCGTTGTGTGCCATCTCTATTAATGGACACCCAGTTAAGGCATTGCTAGACTCGGGGAGCTTAGTGACCCTTGTGCACGAGTCCCTGGTGGCCAGTCGCGGCCCAGGCAAGCAAACCATCAGgattgtgtgcattcatggggaccagCGAGAATATCCTACAACCTGTGTGACCTTGTCTACCCTCGGAAGGGAGATACAGCAGGTGGTTGGGGTGGGGCGACAAATCCCTTACGCTGCCATCCTAGGTAGGGATTGTCCCCTGTTCTGGTCTCTCTGGGAGGGACGGGGTGCAGAGCCGGTGCCCGTTGATCCTGAAGAGGAGCTACCAGCTGTAGGGGTCACCAATAAGGAGGAAGAGTGTCAACCCGATAGCTTGTACCTAGAGGGGTTGGCTGGTGAGCCGGTGGCAGCCCCATCTGTTCCAGAACTAGAAGTATCCCGAGACACattcgggaccgcccagctccaggatcctacATTGTCACGGGCCAGAGAAGGGGTGACTGTCATCAATGGAGTGGCTCAGCACCCGGGAGCCGACTCGGAATTTCCCCACCTGGCCTGTAACCAGGACCTACTGTACCGGGTCGACAAAGTCCGGCAAGAG gaagctgtatgggagGCTGATCGCTCGGTCGGGCTGAGCGCTGTAGTCCGCTCGTCTAACAAGAACTGCCCAATTGCTGCAGGCTCAGAgaaggaccaaaagaagggatcctgtggccggagccaatcccttgtccaggccgacacgtggcctgtctaa